A genomic region of Cyprinus carpio isolate SPL01 chromosome B13, ASM1834038v1, whole genome shotgun sequence contains the following coding sequences:
- the angpt2a gene encoding angiopoietin-2a — protein sequence MLNAGILLLLSYCLSVGEAFTANSDTTGKKQYQVQNGPCTYTFLLPEPQDCGGPSSTYTNQVQRDDLVDYDSSIQRLEQLETIMENNTQWLHKLENYIQDNLKQDMAQIQNNAVQNHTVTMMKIGTSLLSQTAEQTRKITTVEAQVINQTTRLERQLLENSISTSKLEKEILQQINEISKLNEKNSVLEKRVENIEGKRNTELENLKEEKEQLKKLVEKQTNIMKEMEQQLLQTSSDNSAMKQQQQELTNTVNNLIHTISVGSNSMMQDNPDQYNDCAAVFSVGNKESGVFSLTIPDTKQQFKAYCDMQTDGGGWTVIQKRFNGLVDFHQTWKNYTSGFGDIAGEHWLGNEIISKLTQEKQYVLRIDLMDWEGNTAFSKYEQFSLDGEKQNYRIHLNGYSGTAGRTSSMGQPGSDFSTKDIDHDKCVCKCSQMLSGGWWFDACGPSNLNGVYYQQGQNTNRFNGIKWYYWKGSAYSLKATTMMIRPSNF from the exons ATGCTGAACGCTGGGATACTATTACTACTAAGTTATTGCCTTAGTGTTGGGGAAGCATTTACTGCCAATTCAGATACAACAGGAAAGAAACAGTACCAGGTCCAGAATGGGCCATGCACCTATACCTTTCTGCTGCCAGAACCACAGGACTGCGGAGGCCCTTCGAGCACCTACACCAACCAAGTGCAACGAGATGACCTGGTTGACTATGACAGCTCAATCCAAAGACTGGAACAACTAGAAACCATCATGGAGAACAACACGCAATGGCTGCATAAG CTGGAGAACTACATCCAGGACAACCTCAAACAAGACATGgcccaaattcaaaataatgcGGTGCAAAACCACACAGTGACCATGATGAAGATTGGGACCAGCTTACTGAGTCAGACAGCAGAGCAAACCCGAAAAATCACTACTGTTGAGGCACAG GTTATTAACCAAACAACTCGACTTGAACGCCAGCTTCTTGAGAACTCCATTTCAACCAGCAAACTGGAAAAAGAAATTCTACAGCAGATAAATGAAATCagcaaactgaatgaaaaaaacag TGTCCTGGAGAAGCGAGTGGAGAACATAGAAGGAAAGAGAAATACTGAGCTAGAAAACCTCAAAGAGGAAAAGGAACAGCTCAAAAAACTGGTGGAAAAGCAGACTAACATAATGAAAGAGATGGAGCAGCAACTGCTCCAAACCTCCTCTGATAACTCTGCAatgaagcagcagcagcaagaACTGACAAATACAGTCAACAACCTAATCCACACAATCTCTGTGG GTAGCAATTCAATGATGCAGGACAACCCAGATCAGTACAATGACTGTGCTGCTGTCTTCAGTGTAGGGAACAAGGAAAGCGGGGTCTTCTCATTGACCATACCCGATACAAAACAGCAGTTCAAG GCCTACTGTGACATGCAGACAGATGGAGGTGGATGGACAGTAATACAAAAGCGCTTTAATGGCCTTGTTGATTTTCATCAAACGTGGAAAAATTACACATCG GGGTTTGGAGATATCGCAGGTGAACACTGGTTGGGGAATGAAATCATCTCTAAATTGACACAAGAAAAACAATACGTGCTCAGGATAGATCTGATGGACTGGGAGGGGAATACAGCCTTTTCAAAATATGAGCAGTTCTCACTAGATGGAGAGAAGCAGAATTACAG GATACACCTCAACGGCTACAGTGGAACAGCAGGGAGAACCAGTAGCATGGGACAGCCAGGAAGTGATTTCAGCACAAAAGACATAGACCACGACAAATGTGTTTGCAAATGCTCACAAATGCTTTCAGGAG GTTGGTGGTTTGATGCCTGTGGACCATCTAATCTCAATGGCGTATACTACCAGCAGGGGCAGAACACCAATCGGTTCAATGGTATCAAATGGTACTATTGGAAAGGTTCGGCATATTCACTAAAGGCCACCACTATGATGATAAGACCATCCAACTTCTGA